In the Balaenoptera acutorostrata chromosome 7, mBalAcu1.1, whole genome shotgun sequence genome, one interval contains:
- the HILPDA gene encoding LOW QUALITY PROTEIN: hypoxia-inducible lipid droplet-associated protein (The sequence of the model RefSeq protein was modified relative to this genomic sequence to represent the inferred CDS: inserted 1 base in 1 codon): MKHMLNLYLLGVVLTLLSIFVRLMESLGGLLESPSPGSSWTTRGQLANTEXPRGLPDHPSGGV; encoded by the exons ATGAAGCATATGCTGAACCTCTATCTCTTAGGTGTGGTGCTGACCCTGCTCTCCATCTTCGTTAGACTGATGGAGTCCCTGGGGGGCTTACTGGAGAGCCCATCTCCTGGGAGCTCCTGGACCACCAGAGGTCAACTAGCCAACACAG TCCCCAGGGGCCTTCCAGACCATCCATCCGGAGGGGTGTGA